In the genome of Xenopus tropicalis strain Nigerian chromosome 10, UCB_Xtro_10.0, whole genome shotgun sequence, the window GTTAGGTTGTGGGTGGGGAGGGAGAGAAAAGGGCTCAACCAGCCCACGACCTGCTTTTGATGTTGTGTTGGTGGCCCAGACCCGCCCAAACCACGGGTCCCACAGGTTGTGGGCCGGCTCGCCGCTAGTGCAGATCACTGGTCTAACGGGGGCATCTAAAGGGGGGCAGGCATAATGATATCCAAAAATCTTATTCTATGGAGAGACAAATAACGCATAATACATGATTGTGTGGTACCCTGAGTGTAGGCGCCAGGCTGCTAGAAGCCATTAGACAAGACTCCGCTCCTGCTTGTGCAACAGGCACCCAGTTTCTGGCAATTGGAAACGCCAGCCACGCTCAGGTAACAACAGGGCGGATACATGTCAAACAATGACTTCCTTACTGAAAAATAATTATGAGGGAGATTTTATAATCAGCACCTACTAACGCTCTAATTAGGAAGCACGGCGGGTACCCAGTGTGTGCCGCAAACGTCAGGCTTTATGAAGCTGTGCCAACAGAAACGAGACATCTCCAGGGAGTATTAACTGTCAGACAGAAGGAATCtcgtcttaaaggagaaggacagaagtgattgtaatcactaatTCTTTGCGGCAAAATTGTGTTGCAGAAGGGGACAGGACCTCAATTGTAAAGGAATTGGGCAGCTCCTGGGCAACCAGGTCCCTTGAGCCGTGCCATAGCCGGCCTACTATCACGTGCCCACCTTTGCACAATacagagtaaaggtgcccatacccaATAAGAGGTTGaggtcggcaagcgagcggatcttctcccgatatccccacctacgggtgggcgatattgggaaaatgtaggctgattcaatcgggggccgcatcaacgagccaatgcggtccccgatccgactaaaacTTTTATActacccaatcgatatctggccaatttcaggccagatgttggtcagcaggcccctcgttcctgcccctacatgggccgataagctgccgaatctgtccaagggaccaatatcagcagctacaatcggcccgtgtatggccaccttaagtcccatTCAGTAATTAGTTGTTCCAGATAGATCTCTGCGGCCTCGAGCAACTAATCTCTCTTAAACGCCTTTCCATTTGCAACAAAGGGGATCACCGGTGGAAAGACCTACACTTCTCACAAAGTTTCCTCCGCACGCAACTTCACTCAACCAAAACCGAATCAATACATAGGCGTTTTCActggcaattccctttgttgTCAGTGtaaaggcatttaggagagatctctgggtaaaatagacagactgcgtaaaataaaaaatgtttctaatatagttagttaggcaaaaatgtaatctataagggctggagtgggcagatgtctaacataatagccagaacactacttcctgctttcagctctctaacccagggccaccatcagaaatcacggagcccctcacaacaaaattttccccccaagcagcttcctccagctcttCCTCCCCAGTGGTTtcctccagcttcctcccagcccccccacccacccagcgactccctccggctcccctgttgtagcttcctccagctccaccccccccccagcgacttcctccagtcccctccccccccagcaacttcttCTGGAAGCGTCTTCTAGTTCTGTGCCGGGCTCCCCGCAGATCTGCACCTTTTATATGGCTGCACCCCGTGCGTatggacgcacggggcgcaaccaatcaaatttcccgctggccaccaatgacagggcccatagttctttaaagggggcccgagctaaaaaaaaactgtatcacggccgggccccctttaaagagaagatattgtccgggcccggcacaacaatcccccctgtgcccccctgatggcggccctgctctaaccaagggctggagtgggcagatgtctaacataatagccagaacactacttcctgctttcagctctctaacccagggccaccatcagaaatcacggagcccctcacaacaaaattttccccccaagcggcttcctccagctcttCCCCCCCAGCGGTTtcctccagcttcctcccagcccccccacccacccagcgactccctccggctcccctgttgtagcttcctccagctccaccccccccagcgacttcctccagtcccctccccccccagcaacttcttCTGGAAGCGTCTTCTAGTTCTGTGCCGGGCTCCCCGCAGATCTGCACCTTTTATATggctgcgccccgtgcgtatggacgcacggggcgcaaccaatcaaatttcccgctggccaccaatgacagggcccatagttctttaaagggggcctgagctaagaaaaaactgtatcacggccgggccccctttaaagagaagatatcgtccgggcccggcacaacaatcccccctgtgcccccctgatggcggccctgctctaacctcttagttagtcagtgactttagggggggggcacatgggacattactgtcagttagtttgtgagcacccaGGTCTGATTCAAacgcaaactaactgagcagttatgtcccatatgctgaaagcagaaagtagtgttctggctataatGTTAGACGGTAatagggtggttcacatttaagttaatgtTAGTATGTTTAATAAAATGGCCTaatccaagcaacttttcagttggtctttattttttatttttatagtttttgaattatttgtcttccattTCTGTCTTGTTCCagttttcaaaagggggtcaaaacctattgctctgtggggctccagttttattgttactgttactcttcattatttatctttctatgtcGATccgctcctattcatattccagtctctcctttCAACCACTGCCGGGTTcccaaggtaaacaagaccctagcaaccagatagctgctgaaataccaaactggagagctgccgaacaaaaagctaaataactggaaaaccgtAACAAAATTTAAACTGAAGACCAAATTGTCTTTAAAACAGCAAggtctacatgatactaaaagttaatttaaaggtgaactgcccctttaaaacaaataaacaccCAAGATAAAGCTCATAAAGTGAAATAGGCACCAGTAAAACAAACCAGTGGATGAAACAAGTCACAGAATTAAAATGCATTGTGTTAACACCAGTTCATGTGTAAAATATACAACATAAATCTTACTACATATTATCGGAAGGGCGAATTATTTTGCTCATCCCAAATTAGCAAGTAAtgtacttacatatatatatatatataaatctattttaCTGATATTTCTCTCTCCACTTCATACAAAACCATTGAGCTCAGTCACTGACAGACCAGCTGATCAATAATatgtgtaatataataatatcgaCTATATTTAAACCTTGCCTATTGTAGGAATATGGATATGAAATGGATAAGTCTATATTATACTGATGCCTCTTTACTCATTATCCAGGCTGAGGACCCCTAACATCATGTTAagaacagccgatcagcagaacaatgggaagggagcaagatagcagctcccagtaggtatcagaatagcactcaatagtaagaaatccaagtccggcttgggactcctccagttacatgggagtaggggaaacaataggttagctgaaagcagttctaatgtgtagcgccggctccttctgaaagctcagactcaggcacactttactgctgcgctgcaagttggagtgatatcccccccctcacccccagcagccgatcagcagaacaatgggaagggagcaagatagcagctcccagtaggtatcagaatagcactcaatagtaagaaatccaagtccggcttgggattcctccagttacatgggagtaggggaaacaataggttagctgaaagcagttctaatgtgtagcgctggctccttctgaaagctcagactcaggcacactttactgctgcgctgcaagttggagtgatatccccccccccctcacccccagcagccaatcagcagaacaatgggaagggagcaagatagcagctcccagtaggtatcagaatagcactcaatagtaagaaatccaagtccggcttgggactcctccagttacatgggagtaggagaaacaataggttagctgaaagcagttctaatgtgtagcgctggctgaaagctcagactcaggcacaatgcactgagatggcgcctacacaccaatattacagctacaaatacatttgttggttcaggaataaaaggttaaatggcagagggaattatttgctgtgtaacagtgtcatttagaaataaaaagtcccCCATCAATCCCTTTTTAACTCGTCTGTGACTTTTTCTATCCTTAATACTCAGCTGGCAGTTAGGCGGGAAGATAGGACTTGATAGACATGTCTTTTTCAAATCCAGCTACTAAATTACTACGTAGGGATCATTTTTAAGagaaagtgcaaagtgcaattttgagctgTCActgtgttttttacccacaatgcagcattttccctcacaattccagtgtaattacAATAAGGGTCGCTGgaggaaagcccttcacatcgcttCAGTATTCCGAAGTCACAAGTCGTTTCCTCCAGCAGCAACTTTGGGAAAcgaagcaatgcgaagggctttccaccagcaactcctattgtgttagtatgatatagaatgccctattcctagcaactttgcattggttttcgttatttatttattatagtttttgaattatttgcctttctcttctgccattttccagctttcaaatgggggtcactgaccccggcagccaaaaactattgctctgtgaggcttaatttttaatattattatttttattgttcatttttactacttatctttctatgcaggccctctactattcatattcctatctctcatttaaaccactgcctggttaggGTAAAAAACACtgtagcaaccagagagctgctaaaataccacatggagagctgctgaacaaaagaccaattgctaattatcttagaatatcaatgtcaacaaaatatgaaaagttaacttaaaggagatcTAACCCTTTTTGTATCATTGTCTATGAGACACTAGGCAAACCTGATATTTGCTGTGTAGGAAGAAAGGAAGATGGTTGGATTataaccccttattggaggcaaaccatattgggtttatttaatggttaaatgattcccttttctctgtaataataaaacagtacctgtacttgatcccaactaagatataattaccccttattgggggcagaacagccctattgggtttatttaatggttaaatgattcccttttctctgtaataataaaacagtacctgtacttgatcccaactaagatataattaccccttattggggcagaacagtcctattgggtttatttcatggttaaatgattcccttttctctgtaataataaaacagtacctgtacttgatcccaactaagatataattaccccttattgggggcagaacagccctattgggtttatttcatggttaaatgattcccttttctctgtaataataaaacagtacctgtacttgatcccaactaagatataattaccccttattggggcagaacagccctattgggtttatttcatggttaaatgattcccttttctctgtaataataaaacagtacctgtacttgatcccaactaagatataattaccccttattgggggcagaacagccctattgggtttatttcatggttaaatgattcccttttctctgtaataataaaacagtacctgtacttgatcccaactaagatataattaccccttattgggggcagaacagccctattgggtttatttcatggttaaatgattcccttttctctgtaataataaaacagtacctgtacttgatcacaactaagatataattaccccttattggggcagaacagccctattgggtttatttcatggttaaatgattcccttttctctgtaataataaaacagtacctgtacttgatcccaactaagatataattaccccttattgggggcagaacaattggGTTCATTTCATGCCCCATATGTGCACTGtttccccaggagcagtaacccacagcaaccaataagatgtttttaaacaggtaactagtaactgctacctgttgattggttgctatgggttactgcacctgggcaaacttagtaccttttactACAGAACCCCAATAGAAGACAAATGGACATTTTTGGGGGAATATTAGGACAAAAAATACAtcaaatgagggactttttataCATAAATGCACAATAAACATTCTATACAGCTCTATTCAAAGTCCAAATCAAGTCCATAAACTGCTTTACCGTGAAAATCATCTGGAAGCTGAAAATAGAAGCAGGGAGGAGCAAGTGGATGCAACAGTACGTGGCTTATCTGTCTGCATTTCCATGATTAAAAGGACATAAAATAATACTTATTCCTGCTACACCCAGTTATCATTCAATCATAACCACAGCCCTGAGGGATGTGAGAGATTAAGCAAAGTGGACACAAtcaaatgacattttaattaacaCTTTAATAGGAATTACGGCactttaaaaatgtgtttgggAGGACGCGTTACATAGGAACACCCTTATTGCACCGTGTATAAAAGCCACCGGTGCCGGAGAGGTACAACATCCTCACTTCTTCTACACCAGGCGGTTGCGTATAGCCCATTACGTATCATCAGCAACATGTCTTGCAAAAAGAGCTGTGGATCTTCTAGAATATCTGTTGGGTGCGGCGGATATGGGACCTCGGTGTGTTCCTTCCTTGGCAACTCCGGAGGCGTTTGTGGTACCCCGGCTTACTGTGGCAGCGTGAGTGGAGGTGCTGCTGGTGGCTTGGGGGGCGAATTTGGCAACTATGCCGCCGGTTGGGGCACTGGCGCTGCTTATGGCTTCGGTGTTGGGCCGGAGGGCCTCCTGGCCGGTGGGGAGAAGGAAACCATGCAGAATCTAAACGATCGTCTGGCTGCATACCTCAACAAAGTGCGGGCTCTGGAGGAGGCCAACTCCGACCTTGAGTGCAAGATTCGAGAATGGTATGAGAAGCACCGCAATGCCTGTATGCCCGACAGGGATTACAGCAAATACTACCACATCATCGAGGACCTAAAAAAGCAGGTATGGACATTTCTTTTTGTtagattttctttattgattttatacaaacaaaaagaaacatttgGGATAGGAAGGGGTAGAAGGAAAGATAGAAAAGGGGTGGTGGTGGGCATCTCAGATGTCTCAGGTACAGCCTAGGTTATTATTACATGGCTAAGGTGCCTTAAACACTTGGCTGGGTATCTTGATCTGCCATATTGCTCGGTCTTGGGTCTGCTAGCCAGCAGCTCCAGATTTTCTCAAATTTGGCTGGACGTCCTCAGGCCGGGTAAGTGAGCTTTTGTCGTGGCATCCATTAGCTTAATCCAGAATCCCAAGGTAGGTGGCTCTGTGGCTTTCCATGTCAGTAATATGGCTTTCCTAGCGTAATGTAGGAGTTGTTGCAGACATAGTCTGTCACTGGAGGACAAGGTAAGGCCTTCAGTGTGGCCCAATAGACTGAAGTAGGTGTCCGGATGTTTGGAAGTCCCAGTGTTGAGCATAGGTGAGTATCGTGGTCCACACTGTTGAATTTTGGGACAGTCCCAAAACACATGTAAACAGTTACCCTGATCTAGGTTGCGTTTCACACACACATTTGGGTAGCCCTGACAGGTATGGGCGTATGCATCAACCATTTATGATCATTTATGATCCTAATGTTAAGGGGAACATTGTGGATATGAGAATGCTTGTCTTCTTCTGCCATCTTGACATGATCTTCCCCTCGCATGTAGATTCAGTGTGCCAGTGTAGAAAACGCCCGGGTCATTCTGCAGATTGACAATGCCCGCCTGGCTGCCGACGACTTCAAGCTGAAGTAAGTTGATGTTCTGTTCCTACGTTGCCTGCTTGCATGTAGCGATCAAACACGAGAACCCGCAATAACATTTGGCTTCTGTGAAAGGTACGAGAACGAGCTCTGCCTCCGCCACGGTGTAGAAGCCGACATCAATGGCCTCCGCAAAGTGTTAGATGAGTTGAACCTGGCCAAGTGTGACTTGGAGTCCCAGATTGAAAGCCTAACAGATGAAATTGCTTGTCTCAAGAAAAACCATGAAGAGGTAACACATATTAAATACCCTTCTTAATTAACACTGTACAGTCCAATAatactgcactcacaggccgt includes:
- the krt24 gene encoding keratin, type I cytoskeletal 12, coding for MSCKKSCGSSRISVGCGGYGTSVCSFLGNSGGVCGTPAYCGSVSGGAAGGLGGEFGNYAAGWGTGAAYGFGVGPEGLLAGGEKETMQNLNDRLAAYLNKVRALEEANSDLECKIREWYEKHRNACMPDRDYSKYYHIIEDLKKQIQCASVENARVILQIDNARLAADDFKLKYENELCLRHGVEADINGLRKVLDELNLAKCDLESQIESLTDEIACLKKNHEEEMKGYQGATGHLSVEMKAAPGNDLTKHLNDMRAEYEELAEKNRKEAEARFNEASRALKQEISCGAEQIQCSKNEITDLKRNLQALEIDLQAALAMKKTLECSLAETEGNYCVQLSKIQAKISALEQQLCEVRTDMERQSIEYEQLLDIKTRLEMEIETYRRLLDGESCIKSYPVPTPKEPCKTRVIKTIVEDIIDGKIVSHQVTERKE